From Candidatus Bathyarchaeum sp.:
AACGCAGCAAAAAAATGTACAAGTGCTCCTGTTTACGTTTTAGGTTCTGGATCTGCTACTGATTACATAACTTTTCCTGCACGGGAAAACCGAACAGGATTCACGGCAAGCACACTAGCCATGGAAGCTGCCCTTAACCAATCACAAATTGAAGCAAAGGAGATTCAATTGGCTGAATTATACGATCAATCAACCCTTCTTGAAATGCTGTCACTGGAAGACCTTGGTTTTTGTGAAACTGGAAAAGCATGGCTTGACATTTACAACAGCTTTGAAGACTACAAAGGATTTTACGATATAGATGGCAGAAAACTCTTCGTCAACTTGAATGGTGGACTCAAAGCTGATGGCAATCCCTTAGGTGCCACGGGGGGTGCGCAAATCTTTGAAATTGTTAAACAATTACGCGGAGAAGCAGACAAGCGCCAAGTAGAAATCAATGGGGAAACTCCAAAACTGGGTCTTGTTTCAGAATTGGAAGGCTTTGGAACAAAAGCCTATATCCACATCTTAGGGAGGAACACAGATTGAGCAGTGAGCCAATAGAACGCCGAGTCTCTTATATTGGTGACCGACTACGAGGCAGCCAATGTACCCTCTGTGGCAAAGAGTACTTCCGCGGTAAAAACTACTGTGGCGCTTGTGGACGAAAAAGCTTTGGAAAAATGAAGGACATTGACTTCTTTTATGACCAAGGCGTCCTCGAAGTTTCCACAATTGTTAACCAGCCCACTAATCGGTTCGTCAAAATGGGTTCCTACAGTTATGGAATTGTTGCATTTCATGACGGAAAAACCCGTGTTCCCGGACGATTAACTGACGCCTTAATTGACTGTGAACAAGATGACATTTCATGTTTTGACGGAAAAAACGTTGTTCCCCGATTCCGACGAAGATATACTGTAGGAGAAAGCGACGTTATTCCTACAGTTTCTTTGGCGTTTTCTGTTGCTGATGGATATTATCCTCACCAAAAATATGAAATCCATAAACCCAAAAAACAATACGAAACCCCCGGAATCGTAGGATACGGAGTTTACACTTCAAAGTTTAGGATTAAAGAAGGAAACATAGAACGTTCTGTACCCTTCATTGACGAAGATGCAGTAACTGCAGCAGTAGAAGCCGGAAAGATGGCTCTAATTCATTCTGGAGTAGACAATGAACTAATCGGCAAAATCTACGTTGGTTCTGAATCCAATCCATATGCTGTTAATCCTATTGCTTCTAAAGTAGCTCAAGTTCTAAAATTAGGCAAAGAAGAAAAAACAAACTTTGTCCAAAGCATAGATGCGGTAGACACCGAATTCGCCTGTAAAGCAGCAACAAGCATGTTCAAAGACGCTTCAGCCCTTGTTCATTACCCAAAAAGCAATATATCTTTTGCAATGGCTATTGGGGCAGATAACTCGCAATCCGCTCCAAGAAACGAAATTGGCGGAGAACTAGACCATTTTGTAGGTTTTGGCGGTGCGGCCTTTATTTTTGGTATGCAAGACATCATCGCTGAAGTTGAAGGATGGTACTCATGCACCTCCGATACGCCAGACTTTTGGCGCCGGGACATGCAAGCTTACCCCCGGCACGGAGGCCGATTCACAGGAAAACCTGCTTACTTTAAGCATGTTCAAAAAGCTTGCAAGACCCTTATGGATCAACTAAATCTCACGGTTAAAGATGTAGACTATTTTGTTCCCCATCAGCCAAATCCACGTTTTCCAGTTCGAGTGGCAAAACAATTAGGATTCAATGAAGAGCAATTCTTGCCCAGCATAAAAGTAACAAAATTTGGAAACACATACTCAGGAGCTGCTCCAATAGGTTTGGCTGCGGTTTTGGATGTTGCAAAACCAGACCAGCGCATAGTTCTTACCAGCTACGGTTCTGGTGCTGGAAGCGATGCTTACTCATTCTTGACTACAAAACAGATCTTAGAAAAGAGAACTCGCCAAAAGTTTACTGTTAATCATCAAATCGAAAATGAGCATTTAGAATATGTGGATTATCACACTTATCGTAGATTAAAAAATGGTCTCTAATTTTTAGTTTATGCCTGTTCTTTCTCTGATTTTTTGGCTCAAGGAAAATATTTATTAAATCTTAATATATAATATTTAACTGTTGTTGGCATGAAAAACGTGGTTTGGGAAGGTTATTTTGGATTCATGATATGTAATAAGCTTTCATAAGACTTTCAAAGTAAAAATTCTAAAAACCTACAGGCGTCTCCCCCTGCTTAATAACCTCAACAAAAAACAGGTGCACATTGATGGTTTCCAAAAGAGGAATAATTGTATGGCTTTCAGCATTCATAACCTTCTTATCGATAATTGCTTCATTTTCTATGGCAGTTTTACTGCTAACTGAAGGGGCAGGTACTGTTGTTAATCCATACATCTTAAGCGCCATTTTTGGAGGCCTCACCACAGAAACATACTTATGGATATCACTTACTGTCACTTTTGCTCTTTTGGGGTTAACATGTATTCTTATTTACATGAAACAACCCCCAGATCCCGAGATTGTAAAGTTATTGTTAAAGGTAGGCGGTAACTTAGCTACCCTTAGAAACGCTCAAGAAGCATCAAAAAATGAGATTGTTGAACGCATGGAATGCTACAAAAAAGTGAATCAGACATTCTTCAGCAAAGTAACGACA
This genomic window contains:
- a CDS encoding hydroxymethylglutaryl-CoA synthase, producing the protein MSSEPIERRVSYIGDRLRGSQCTLCGKEYFRGKNYCGACGRKSFGKMKDIDFFYDQGVLEVSTIVNQPTNRFVKMGSYSYGIVAFHDGKTRVPGRLTDALIDCEQDDISCFDGKNVVPRFRRRYTVGESDVIPTVSLAFSVADGYYPHQKYEIHKPKKQYETPGIVGYGVYTSKFRIKEGNIERSVPFIDEDAVTAAVEAGKMALIHSGVDNELIGKIYVGSESNPYAVNPIASKVAQVLKLGKEEKTNFVQSIDAVDTEFACKAATSMFKDASALVHYPKSNISFAMAIGADNSQSAPRNEIGGELDHFVGFGGAAFIFGMQDIIAEVEGWYSCTSDTPDFWRRDMQAYPRHGGRFTGKPAYFKHVQKACKTLMDQLNLTVKDVDYFVPHQPNPRFPVRVAKQLGFNEEQFLPSIKVTKFGNTYSGAAPIGLAAVLDVAKPDQRIVLTSYGSGAGSDAYSFLTTKQILEKRTRQKFTVNHQIENEHLEYVDYHTYRRLKNGL